The proteins below are encoded in one region of Gadus macrocephalus chromosome 14, ASM3116895v1:
- the rbm26 gene encoding RNA-binding protein 26 — MIIENLDALKNWLSKTLEPICDADPSALAKYVVALVKKDKTEKELKALCIDQLDVFLQKETQIFVDKLFEAVSNRSYLPPSEQQAPVNKVNPKLEKDEVKKEESSREDDRDKFSRRVNHSPPQSSSRYGRDGRALRVPEDKREELQTRNQVPDRVLRRVDDRGKRDERPRKREYERQPQRRDSYRDRYNRRRARSRSRSRSWSKDRMRDRERDRERERGRERDHSRTRSRSRSRERDAAKPKYDHEAGDRSEVVEGYAPPPLVSTPTTSHFPVPSLSSTITVIAPSHHHGSNNNNNSISISTTESWSDIRPDHAFPRRPPQQPRKRCRDYDEKGFCMRGDMCPFDHGSDPVVVEDVNLPNILPFQPPPSQPPPGLPPPPPLMSPPPAQLRPPVPPPGSLPPSLPPVTGPPPPLPPLQASGIAAPPNSIASSVPTIVTSGMRSSLPPPSAPLFSSDSYDTDMYNPEAPSITSMSRPMQYRHRASVQRPNLIGLTMGDMDQPHREKPPNHRVVMESDPRKRPAGLPDGNMPPKKPWFEKPSFGNHQGFQNRAPAQFHPPNSRLLVRQIPPDLNNISKLNAHFCRFGTIVNLQVAYQSDPEGALVQFSNPHEAKRAMQSPEAVLGNRFIRVHWYRPDGPPGPPTSLQPAHPADLSALPTSLKQSVKDRLGPLLTGPSDNHDPAGASQNSAKTSVKERLGFPVKPAIPTEKVFSTSKGLTKTVFNPAALKTAQRNSEDTLRKKQEALRLQQDVNCKKQQILEKHIETQKLLISKLDQKKVVVKVEDRAKIMQTLSSLTQIITKLQGEIKASSSCPQPMRSTKTKAQAQKELLDTELDLYKKSQAGEDIALLKIKYTQLQIEAAKRGLLARGRGLLMRGRGSLRARGRGSRGRGRGASLYASVDHRPRALEISGFSEAEQVELLPHFAQFGEIEDCRIDEETRSAVITYRSRAEAEQAAVHGVKLSSLLRLSWYKPPISMSTADHGDPEPDDEEFAEEPMSDDALLQDDDEEEDDNEPRSWRR; from the exons ATGATCATTGAAAACCTCGATGCCTTGAAAAATTGGCTTTCGAAAACCTTAGAGCCCAT CTGTGATGCTGACCCCTCTGCACTAGCAAAGTATGTGGTGGCTCTGGTGAAGAAGGACAAGACCGAGAAAGAGTTGAAAGCCCTCTGCATCGACCAGCTGGATGTGTTCCTGCAGAAAG AGACCCAGATCTTTGTGGATAAGCTGTTTGAAGCAGTGAGCAACAGAAgctacctccctccctcagaaCAGCAAGCGCCGGTGAACAAGGTCAACCCAAAACTAGAGAAGGATGAAGTCAAAAAAGAAGAG TCGAGCCGCGAGGACGATCGAGACAAGTTCTCTCGAAGGGTGAACCACAGTCCTCCACAGTCTAGCTCCCGCTATGGCAGAGatggcag GGCCCTAAGGGTGCCAGAAGATAAACGTGAGGAGCTCCAGACGAGGAACCAGGTCCCTGATAGAGTCTTGAG GAGAGTGGATGACCGAGGGAAGAGGGACGAGCGGCCCAGGAAGAGGGAGTATGAACGCCAGCCACAACGGAGAGACTCGTACCGGGACCGCTACAACCGCCGTCGCGCACGCAGCCGTAGTCGCAGCCGCAGCTGGAGCAAGGACCGCAtgcgggacagagagagagaccgagagagggaACGAGGACGAGAGCGAGACCACTCACGTACCCGCTCTCGGAGCCGGAGTCGAG AGCGTGACGCTGCAAAACCCAAGTATGACCACGAAGCAGGCGATCGCTCGGAGGTGGTCGAAGGgtacgccccgccccccctggtcTCCACGCCGACCACCAGCCACTTCCCCGTCCCGTCGCTGAGCAGCACCATCACCGTCATCGCCCCTTCGCATCACCacggcagcaacaacaacaacaacagcatcagcatcagcaccacGGAGAGCTGGTCGGACATAAGGCCCGACCACGCCTTCCCCAGGCGCCCGCCCCAGCAGCCCCGGAAGCGTTGCCGTGACTACGACG agaaGGGCTTCTGTATGCGTGGAGACATGTGTCCCTTCGACCACGGCAGCGacccggtggtggtggaggacgtcAACCTTCCCAACATCCTTCCCTTCCAGCCCCCTCCCTCGCAGCCCCCCCCAGgtctcccgccgcctccccccctcATGAGCCCGCCTCCTGCTCAGCTCCGgcccccagtgccccccccTGGCTCGCTCCCCCCCAGCCTCCCACCTGTAACAG gtcctcctcccccactcccccctctgCAGGCCTCTGGTATTGCCGCTCCTCCTAACTCCATCGCCAGCTCCGTCCCCACCATCGTCACCTCTGGGATgcgctcctctctccctccaccatccgctcccctcttctcctccg ACTCATATGATACAGACATGTACAACCCTGAGGCCCCCAGCATCACCAGCATGTCCAGGCCCATGCAGTACCGCCACCGAGCCAGCGTCCAGAGACCCAACCTCATCGGACTGACCATGGGAGACATGGACCAGCCACACAGAG AGAAGCCTCCTAACCACCGGGTGGTGATGGAGTCGGACCCCAGGAAGAGACCAGCCGGCCTCCCTGATGGCAACATGCCCCCGAAGAAACCCTGGTTCGAAAA ACCCAGCTTTGGGAACCACCAGGGCTTCCAGAACAGAGCTCCTGCACAGTTTCACCCCCCCAACTCCAGGCTTCTGGTCAGACAGATCCCCCCTGACCTCAACAACATCAGCAAGCTCAACGCACACTTCTGCCGGTTTGGCACCATCGTCAACCTGCAG GTGGCGTACCAAAGTGATCCAGAGGGGGCGCTGGTCCAGTTCTCCAACCCCCATGAGGCCAAGCGGGCCATGCAGAGCCCTGAGGCCGTGCTCGGCAACCGCTTCATCAGGGTCCACTGGTACAGACCGGAtggcccccccggacccccaacCTCCCTGCAGCCTGCCCACCCCGCAGACCTCAGC GCCCTGCCAACCTCTCTCAAACAGTCTGTGAAGGACCGTCTGGGGCCCCTGCTAACAGGGCCCTCGGATAACCATGACCCCGCTGGCGcctctcag AATTCTGCCAAAACGTCCGTGAAAGAGAGGCTTGGGTTTCCTGTTAAGCCTGCCATTCCTACTGAGAAG GTCTTTTCCACTTCCAAAGGGCTGACCAAGACCGTGTTCAACCCTGCTGCTCTGAAGACTGCTCAGAGGAACAGCGAGGACACGCTGAGGAAGAAACAG GAAGCTCTGCGGTTGCAGCAGGATGTAAACTGCAAGAAACAACAGATCCTAGAGAAACACATCGAGACACAGAAG CTGCTGATATCCAAGCTTGACCAGAagaaggtggtggtgaaggtggaggaccGGGCGAAGATCATGCAGACCCTGTCCTCCCTCACCCAGATAATCACAAAACTCCAAGGGGAGATCAAGGCTTCGTCTAGCTGCCCCCAACCCATGCGCTCCACCAAGACCAAAGCCCAG GCCCAGAAAGAGCTTCTGGACACAGAGTTGGATCTCTACAAGAAGAGCCAGGCTGGAGAAGACATAGCACTGCTCAAGATTAAGTACACCCAGCTACAGATAGAG gcggCCAAGCGGGGTCTCTTGGCTCGGGGTCGGGGGCTGCTGATGAGAGGTCGGGGGTCACTCAGGGCtcgggggcggggctccagGGGGCGAGGCCGCGGCGCCTCGCTCTACGCGTCGGTTGATCATCGGCCGCGAGCGCTAGAGATCTCGGGCTTCTCCGAGGCCGAGCAGGTTGAACTGCTGCCACACTTCGCG